The following coding sequences lie in one Scatophagus argus isolate fScaArg1 chromosome 9, fScaArg1.pri, whole genome shotgun sequence genomic window:
- the LOC124064121 gene encoding ankyrin repeat domain-containing protein 34A → MGDGGPLQTEGNALLKAVFQGKLRLTRLLLEGGAYINEGNERGETPISAACLASYDDPQTRQRMVRYLLEKGADPNIPDKSGRTALMHACAEQAGKEVVSLLLENGADPSLKDYSGSSALVHAINKGDRETLQVLLDACKAKGKEVIIITTDTSPSGTKKTKQYLNSPPSPGIVDKLSPACMSPSEVEIGTSSPAGDKSKGDEGIFSFTLTSALPLPSARPPGEKRPPPRKLLKRLNSEPWGLVAPSVLSGVPQERVDGGLEEESGCDLSRTISEINGLSITEPARPLLSRRHSIETHDPCSPKLIDRSCSEDCAALCSSSWADKVQQHQILYRRNTAPESQENAGGPGAVAARALTHPKLTRMEHYESDTHLCPESIPGSPDSGRVSVERRKYNASPLSLVTSSSRESLENIPNSVSPITMRRRHPGLLERRGSGTLLLDHISHTRPGFLPPLNINPQRPIPDIRANGKPTSPIHSGPKILVPVAPASPKRGPDFKMKKKLMRRHSMQTEQMKQLSTFQEILAEKVIESNGD, encoded by the coding sequence ATGGGAGATGGTGGACCCCTGCAGACCGAGGGGAACGCCCTCCTCAAGGCTGTCTTCCAGGGGAAGCTGAGGCTGACCCGACTGCTGCTGGAGGGTGGAGCTTACATCAATGAGGGCAATGAGCGTGGAGAGACTCCCATCTCTGCTGCCTGCTTGGCGAGCTACGATGACCCGCAGACCCGGCAGAGGATGGTGAGGTACCTGTTGGAGAAAGGTGCTGATCCAAACATCCCTGACAAGAGTGGGAGGACGGCACTGATGCACGCCTGTGCTGAGCAGGCAGGGAAGGAGGTGGTCTCCCTCCTGCTGGAAAATGGAGCTGATCCCAGCCTGAAAGACTACTCTGGCTCCTCTGCCCTTGTCCACGCCATCAACAAGGGAGACCGTGAGACTCTGCAGGTGTTGCTTGATGCCTGTAAGGCCAAAGGCAAAGAGGTAATCATCATCACAACTGACACGTCTCCATCAGGTACTAAGAAGACCAAGCAGTACCTTAACTCGCCCCCCTCGCCAGGTATTGTGGACAAACTATCTCCAGCCTGCATGTCTCCTTCTGAGGTAGAGATTGGCACCTCCTCGCCAGCAGGAGACAAGAGCAAAGGCGATGAGGGGATCTTCAGCTTCACCCTGACCTCAGCTTTACCTTTACCTTCAGCTCGGCCTCCAGGAGAAAAGAGACCGCCGCCACGCAAGCTGCTGAAGAGGCTGAACTCAGAGCCCTGGGGCCTGGTAGCTCCTTCGGTGCTGAGCGGGGTCCCTCAGGAGAGGGTTGACGGAGGTCTGGAAGAGGAGAGCGGCTGTGACCTCAGTAGGACGATCTCTGAGATTAACGGCCTGTCCATCACAGAGCCGGCGAGACCTCTGTTGTCACGGCGACACAGCATTGAGACACACGACCCCTGTTCCCCCAAACTCATTGACCGGTCCTGCTCTGAGGACTGCGCGGCCCTCTGTAGTTCCTCCTGGGCCGACAAAGTCCAGCAGCACCAGATTCTGTACCGCAGAAACACTGCCCCAGAGTCCCAGGAAAATGCTGGGGGACCTGGGGCAGTCGCAGCGCGAGCCCTGACTCACCCCAAACTAACCCGGATGGAGCACTATGAGTCGGACACTCATCTCTGTCCGGAGTCCATCCCCGGATCTCCAGACTCTGGTCGGGTGTCCGTGGAGCGGAGGAAGTACAACGCCTCCCCACTCTCTTTGGTCACCAGCTCCTCCAGGGAGTCTCTGGAGAACATTCCCAACTCTGTGTCCCCCATCACCATGCGCCGGCGCCACCCAGGCCTCCTGGAGCGGCGGGGCTCTGGGACCCTCCTGTTGGACCACATCTCCCACACCAGGCCTGGCTTCCTGCCTCCGCTCAACATCAACCCCCAGAGACCCATCCCTGACATTCGGGCCAATGGCAAGCCCACCTCCCCCATCCACTCTGGCCCGAAGATATTGGTTCCTGTGGCCCCAGCCTCACCAAAACGAGGCCCCGACttcaagatgaagaagaaactgatGAGGAGACACTCCATGCAGACGGAGCAGATGAAGCAGCTCTCCACCTTCCAGGAGATCCTGGCTGAGAAAGTCATTGAGTCCAACGGGGATTGA